In the Carboxydothermus hydrogenoformans Z-2901 genome, one interval contains:
- the murD gene encoding UDP-N-acetylmuramoyl-L-alanine--D-glutamate ligase: MMGLYTNKRILVVGAGKSGRAAAAFLIKRGAKVVLTDKKMSLPVDEELKKLAEEGVELVLGGYPLVKDWELLVVSPGVPLTEEPIAYSLKEGIPVLGEIELAYKELKAPIIAVTGTNGKTTTTSWIGEVLKIAGFKTLIAGNIGYPLIEAVEEEWDAVSLEVSSFQLETIKSFKPKVAVLLNLTPDHLDRHKTLEGYLEAKARIFINQDRTDVTVLNYDDPRIRSLGRKTPGRVFYFSQKEELEEGVFVKKGKIVVRSLGVEEEIIDIENLPLPGPHNLENALATVAACWSFGVSGKNIERGLRNFQGVAHRLEKVAEINGVLYVNDSKGTNPDSTIKALNSYERPIVLIAGGRNKGNSFGELAREIREKVRFTILVGECREELKEALEMVGYDKYVVAESFEDAVKKAKELARPGDVVLLSPAAASWDMFKNYEERGELFKRLVLNMVEG; this comes from the coding sequence ATGATGGGTTTATATACCAATAAACGGATACTGGTGGTTGGAGCGGGGAAAAGCGGCAGAGCAGCGGCAGCTTTTTTAATAAAACGGGGGGCAAAGGTAGTATTAACGGATAAAAAAATGAGCCTGCCGGTGGATGAAGAACTAAAGAAGCTTGCGGAAGAAGGGGTGGAACTGGTTTTAGGGGGTTATCCGCTGGTAAAAGACTGGGAACTCTTAGTAGTAAGCCCCGGCGTACCTTTAACGGAAGAACCTATTGCTTATTCTTTAAAAGAAGGAATACCGGTACTTGGGGAAATTGAACTGGCGTATAAGGAATTAAAGGCTCCAATTATTGCGGTAACCGGCACTAACGGCAAAACTACTACCACTTCCTGGATTGGTGAGGTCCTTAAAATTGCCGGTTTTAAGACGTTAATTGCCGGGAATATCGGTTATCCTTTAATTGAAGCGGTGGAAGAGGAATGGGATGCGGTATCTTTGGAAGTGAGCAGCTTTCAATTAGAGACGATAAAAAGTTTTAAGCCCAAAGTGGCGGTGCTTTTGAACCTAACTCCCGACCATTTAGATCGGCATAAAACTTTGGAAGGTTATTTGGAAGCCAAAGCCCGAATATTTATAAACCAGGACAGGACGGATGTAACCGTACTAAATTATGATGACCCCCGGATAAGAAGCCTTGGCAGGAAAACACCCGGGAGAGTGTTTTACTTTAGCCAAAAGGAAGAGTTAGAAGAAGGGGTTTTTGTCAAAAAGGGCAAGATTGTGGTTAGAAGCTTGGGAGTAGAGGAGGAAATAATTGATATAGAAAACCTGCCCCTTCCCGGGCCTCACAATTTAGAAAATGCTTTAGCAACGGTAGCTGCTTGCTGGAGCTTTGGAGTTTCGGGCAAAAATATTGAAAGGGGGTTAAGGAATTTTCAAGGGGTAGCTCATCGTTTAGAAAAGGTTGCTGAAATAAATGGCGTATTGTATGTTAACGATTCTAAAGGTACCAACCCCGATTCTACAATCAAAGCCCTAAACTCTTATGAGCGACCGATAGTTCTAATTGCCGGGGGAAGAAACAAAGGAAACTCGTTTGGAGAGCTTGCCAGGGAAATAAGAGAAAAAGTCCGGTTTACTATTTTAGTAGGAGAATGTCGCGAGGAGCTAAAAGAAGCTTTAGAAATGGTGGGTTACGATAAATATGTTGTTGCCGAGAGTTTTGAAGATGCAGTGAAAAAAGCAAAAGAGTTGGCTCGGCCGGGGGATGTAGTGCTTTTATCACCGGCGGCAGCCAGCTGGGATATGTTTAAAAATTATGAAGAACGGGGAGAGTTATTTAAAAGGTTGGTTTTAAATATGGTGGAGGGATAA
- the mraY gene encoding phospho-N-acetylmuramoyl-pentapeptide-transferase yields the protein MVITKGVTALLVSFFVALGGGRVLIPWLLKLKIGQTVRTEGPKRHLKKSGTPTMGGIIFLLSLVVTVVVFQAFDAKTLLLLITTLLFGLLGFLDDYLKVVLRRPLGLRAREKLLGQVIFSLVLTFGAVAFLGRGTDWYIPFSRLLLGEPRYLELGNVFFFAATIFIMVGFANAVNLTDGVDGLCSSVTLIVMSFFAMTSLALKEKGLFIFALALMGGLVGFLVYNRHPAKVFMGDTGSLALGAAVAGFAVLTQTELFLLLVGLIYVVETLSVIIQVIVYQLTGKRVFKMSPLHHHFELSGWSENKIVLVFSLVTLIMVLISGYGL from the coding sequence ATGGTAATCACTAAAGGAGTTACGGCTTTGCTGGTTTCCTTTTTCGTAGCTTTAGGGGGAGGTAGGGTTTTAATACCCTGGCTTTTAAAATTAAAAATCGGCCAAACGGTCCGTACGGAAGGTCCCAAACGCCATTTAAAGAAATCCGGGACTCCCACTATGGGAGGAATTATCTTCCTGTTAAGTTTAGTTGTAACGGTGGTGGTTTTTCAGGCCTTTGATGCAAAAACGCTTCTTTTGTTAATAACCACCTTGCTGTTTGGTTTACTGGGTTTTTTAGACGATTATCTTAAAGTGGTTTTACGCCGACCTTTGGGTTTAAGAGCCAGGGAAAAGCTCCTTGGCCAGGTGATTTTTTCTTTGGTTTTGACTTTTGGCGCGGTAGCTTTTTTAGGACGGGGAACCGACTGGTATATTCCCTTTAGTCGTTTGCTTTTGGGCGAACCCCGGTACCTGGAATTGGGGAATGTTTTCTTTTTTGCCGCTACAATTTTTATTATGGTTGGCTTTGCTAATGCAGTTAATTTAACCGATGGTGTAGATGGACTTTGTTCCAGCGTAACTTTAATTGTGATGAGCTTTTTTGCGATGACTTCTTTGGCGTTAAAAGAAAAGGGCCTGTTTATTTTTGCCCTTGCTTTAATGGGAGGTTTAGTGGGTTTTTTAGTTTATAACCGGCATCCGGCAAAGGTTTTTATGGGAGATACCGGCTCGCTGGCCTTAGGAGCTGCAGTAGCGGGATTTGCGGTTTTAACCCAAACGGAACTATTTTTACTGTTGGTAGGTTTAATTTATGTTGTGGAAACTTTATCGGTCATAATCCAGGTGATTGTTTACCAGCTGACCGGTAAAAGGGTATTTAAGATGAGTCCGTTGCATCACCATTTTGAATTATCTGGCTGGTCGGAAAACAAGATTGTGTTGGTTTTTTCCTTGGTAACTTTAATAATGGTTTTAATCAGCGGTTACGGGCTGTAA
- a CDS encoding UDP-N-acetylmuramoyl-tripeptide--D-alanyl-D-alanine ligase: protein MRKILASTIARVTGGVLLGEDREFTEVSTDTRTLKPYALFVALHGEKLDGHEFVPDAVAKGAAGVVVERPFSINVTQIVVKDTFRALQELALYNRQKEGLKVIGITGSNGKTTTKDLVKAVLRQKYNVCATEKNFNNELGVPLTLLNFDENTEVGIVEMGMRGLGEIDALCQVARPDIGIITNIGEAHLELLKSQENIARAKSELIKNLPGDGVAIINGESPYIKEIVANIPVKKYFFGHRAGDLYIKKFSQEDDGLRFITAGILEEEFFLPLFGVHNAVNALAAILTALTLGVRVPLIKKGLSEVELTGMRLEIQFIGSMKIIKDYYNASPTSMEAALKVLAGTGQKGRKIAVLGEMYELGDFETTGHRRVGEVASKLGVDFLITVGPKAREIGNGALAGGMSPQNIFHFATKEEAGSFLLNFLKPEDTVLLKASRGMKFEELFATIERGWFSNGNH, encoded by the coding sequence ATGAGAAAAATTTTAGCTTCTACCATTGCCCGGGTAACCGGAGGAGTATTGTTAGGTGAAGACCGGGAGTTTACCGAGGTAAGTACCGACACCCGGACGCTTAAGCCTTACGCTTTATTTGTAGCTTTACATGGAGAAAAGCTGGATGGGCATGAATTTGTACCGGATGCTGTGGCCAAAGGTGCGGCAGGAGTTGTTGTTGAGAGACCTTTTTCCATAAATGTAACCCAGATTGTGGTTAAAGATACTTTTCGGGCTTTACAGGAACTGGCGTTGTACAATAGACAAAAAGAGGGATTAAAAGTCATCGGAATTACCGGTAGCAACGGTAAAACCACGACCAAGGATTTGGTAAAAGCAGTGCTTCGGCAAAAATATAACGTATGTGCTACGGAAAAAAACTTTAATAACGAGTTAGGGGTGCCTTTAACTTTATTAAATTTTGACGAAAACACCGAGGTTGGAATAGTAGAAATGGGTATGCGGGGGCTGGGAGAGATAGATGCTCTCTGCCAGGTTGCCCGCCCCGATATCGGTATTATAACCAATATCGGCGAAGCGCATCTTGAGCTTTTAAAAAGCCAGGAAAATATTGCCCGGGCGAAAAGCGAATTAATTAAAAATTTACCCGGTGATGGTGTAGCGATTATTAACGGAGAAAGTCCATATATTAAGGAAATTGTTGCAAACATTCCCGTAAAAAAGTATTTCTTTGGCCATCGAGCCGGAGATTTATACATAAAGAAATTTTCTCAGGAAGACGATGGGCTAAGATTTATTACCGCAGGTATTCTTGAAGAAGAGTTTTTTCTGCCGTTATTTGGAGTGCACAATGCGGTTAATGCTTTAGCGGCAATTCTGACGGCGTTGACTTTAGGGGTAAGGGTGCCGTTAATCAAAAAAGGACTTTCGGAAGTAGAGCTTACCGGAATGCGTTTGGAAATTCAATTCATAGGAAGCATGAAAATCATAAAAGACTATTACAATGCCAGTCCCACCTCTATGGAAGCTGCCCTGAAAGTTTTGGCAGGTACCGGGCAAAAGGGAAGAAAAATTGCTGTTTTAGGAGAGATGTACGAGCTGGGGGATTTTGAAACCACTGGGCACCGAAGGGTGGGAGAGGTGGCTTCTAAGCTTGGAGTGGACTTTTTAATTACCGTTGGGCCAAAGGCGCGGGAAATTGGCAATGGGGCTTTAGCTGGAGGTATGAGCCCGCAAAATATTTTTCATTTTGCAACCAAGGAAGAAGCGGGAAGTTTTTTACTAAACTTTTTAAAACCAGAGGATACTGTTTTATTAAAAGCTTCCCGCGGGATGAAGTTTGAGGAACTATTTGCCACAATAGAAAGAGGTTGGTTTAGCAATGGTAATCACTAA
- a CDS encoding UDP-N-acetylmuramoyl-L-alanyl-D-glutamate--2,6-diaminopimelate ligase, producing MKIAELVEILKTIITKNGINWAELEVTGIEQDSRQVKPGNIFVAIKGFTADGHDFIEKVIEKKPALIVAEEERPGIFGVNHLLVKDSRQALALLARTFYGNPTEKISVIGVTGTNGKTTVTHLVTSLLESFGYKTGLIGTIYNRIGDKILPVTNTTPDALSLQRLFAEMVKSEVSHVAMEVSSHALVQKRVLGIDFKTGVFTNLTQDHLDFHESMENYFNAKKELFKILAEQKALPGVINKDDFYGQRILKEVAHPFVTYGIKEQADITAKNVELTNSGTAFTLCYQEEEYPVKVKLLGLFNVYNILAAVGTLLTLGFSLPDIVKNLPLLNPVPGRFELIDEGQDFAVIVDYAHTPDGLENILKSARAITPGRVIAVFGCGGDRDKTKRPKMGKISATLADITIITSDNPRTEDPEAIINEIEKGFFDALPGKYLKEVDRKKAIKTALLLAKPGDTVVIAGKGHEDYQIIGTTKYPFDDRVVAREILRGERR from the coding sequence GTGAAAATTGCTGAGTTAGTTGAGATTTTAAAAACGATTATAACCAAAAACGGTATAAACTGGGCAGAACTCGAGGTAACGGGAATCGAGCAGGATTCAAGACAAGTAAAACCTGGAAATATTTTTGTGGCGATAAAAGGTTTTACCGCCGATGGCCACGATTTTATTGAAAAAGTTATCGAAAAAAAACCAGCACTAATTGTGGCCGAGGAAGAACGACCCGGAATTTTTGGGGTAAATCACCTTTTAGTTAAAGATAGTCGGCAGGCTCTGGCCCTTTTAGCCCGGACTTTTTACGGTAATCCTACGGAAAAAATTAGTGTTATCGGGGTAACCGGTACCAATGGTAAGACTACCGTTACCCATTTGGTAACCTCTCTTTTAGAAAGCTTCGGTTATAAAACCGGGTTAATAGGGACTATCTACAACCGCATAGGGGATAAGATCCTTCCGGTAACCAATACTACCCCCGATGCTTTGAGTTTACAACGGCTTTTTGCCGAAATGGTAAAAAGCGAAGTTTCCCACGTAGCTATGGAAGTATCGTCCCATGCTTTAGTACAAAAGCGGGTTTTAGGAATAGATTTTAAAACCGGGGTTTTTACTAATTTAACCCAGGATCATTTGGATTTTCACGAATCCATGGAAAATTACTTTAATGCTAAAAAGGAACTCTTTAAGATTTTGGCGGAGCAAAAAGCCCTACCTGGAGTGATCAATAAGGATGACTTTTACGGTCAAAGGATATTAAAAGAAGTAGCCCACCCTTTTGTCACTTACGGAATTAAAGAACAGGCCGATATTACCGCTAAAAATGTTGAACTTACCAATAGCGGTACCGCTTTTACCCTTTGCTATCAGGAGGAAGAATATCCGGTAAAGGTAAAACTTCTCGGGCTTTTTAATGTTTACAATATTTTGGCGGCGGTGGGAACCCTTTTAACCTTGGGGTTTTCTTTACCCGATATTGTTAAAAATTTACCTTTGTTAAACCCCGTCCCCGGACGCTTTGAGTTAATTGATGAAGGACAGGATTTTGCGGTTATTGTGGATTATGCTCACACTCCCGATGGTCTGGAAAATATTTTAAAGTCGGCAAGGGCAATTACTCCCGGAAGAGTTATTGCGGTCTTTGGTTGCGGGGGCGATAGGGATAAAACCAAACGGCCTAAAATGGGTAAGATTTCCGCAACTTTAGCGGACATAACGATCATTACCAGCGATAATCCACGGACCGAAGACCCGGAAGCAATCATCAACGAAATCGAAAAAGGATTTTTTGATGCTTTGCCGGGAAAATACCTTAAAGAGGTTGACCGGAAAAAAGCTATTAAGACCGCTCTGCTGCTGGCCAAGCCGGGGGATACCGTGGTGATTGCCGGAAAAGGGCATGAAGATTATCAGATAATTGGAACGACCAAATATCCTTTTGATGATCGGGTAGTGGCCCGGGAAATACTGCGAGGGGAACGGAGATGA
- a CDS encoding stage V sporulation protein D, which translates to MQNYKTIYKKRTGALFLLLAAFASIIIVRLFYLQVIKAETLRSEALADRQSEIILPPQRGNIYDRNGNLLAQSISVESLVANPKQLMKYYYDETKEAPPEDKEKDGKSLKPKPLGLLVDKLSKILNLDEKAKENLRQKLSNTRSSFIWIKRKLSYDEAKALKKLLADKEDEVYTFGLELVEETQRYYPHNDFAAHLLGYAGTDNQGLAGLELSLDKYLKGIPGRLVTERDARGLEIPESSSLYIPARPGNNVYLTIDETIQYFVERELNNIESQLKPALAMIIVMDPKTGEILGMGSRPNFNPNEFAKYPAEVREKNFAIWYNYEPGSTFKIITSAAALEEGVVHPQDRFYDPGYIVVNGRKIRCWSKTPHGAQSFAEVIQNSCNPGFVKVGLSLGKERFYKYIRSFGFGEKTGIELPGEQKGLIIPEDKVTNVNLATISIGQSIAVTPIQLIRAVCAVANGGKLVEPHVVKKIVDQAGNIVLENKPRYLKRVISEETARTLRELLERVVLKGTGTKAYIKGFRVAGKTGTAQVVSPTGGYAPGKYVASFVGFAPANDPKFAALVVIVEPSTGVYYGGQIAAPVFKSLGEDILRYMGVKPQEDPEPAKNEGPIEVFPEEVRVPALEGLTLWEAQKKIIENGLIFNVEGHGPKVVKQSPEPGVIVPEGTEITLTLGQGKGDTDKVIVPELTGLTFDEVSGILKRLGLGFRYIGSGVAVEQNISPGTVVPPGTVVEVKFKN; encoded by the coding sequence TTGCAAAATTATAAAACCATTTATAAAAAAAGAACCGGTGCATTATTCTTGCTTTTAGCTGCTTTTGCCTCCATAATCATTGTGAGGCTTTTTTATTTGCAGGTGATAAAAGCCGAGACTTTAAGAAGTGAAGCTTTAGCAGACCGGCAAAGTGAAATAATTTTACCGCCGCAAAGGGGAAATATTTATGATCGCAACGGAAATTTATTAGCCCAGTCCATCAGTGTGGAATCATTAGTAGCAAATCCCAAACAGTTGATGAAATATTATTACGATGAAACCAAGGAAGCTCCTCCAGAAGATAAGGAAAAGGATGGGAAAAGCCTAAAGCCCAAGCCTTTAGGTTTACTGGTAGATAAGTTAAGCAAGATTTTAAATTTAGATGAAAAAGCCAAGGAAAATTTACGCCAAAAACTTTCCAACACCCGGAGTAGTTTTATTTGGATTAAACGGAAACTTTCCTACGATGAAGCCAAAGCTTTGAAAAAGCTCTTAGCGGATAAGGAAGATGAGGTTTATACTTTCGGTCTTGAATTAGTGGAAGAAACCCAACGGTACTACCCCCATAATGATTTTGCCGCACACCTCTTAGGTTATGCTGGTACCGATAATCAGGGGCTTGCCGGTCTTGAACTTAGTTTAGATAAGTATCTAAAAGGTATCCCTGGCCGCCTGGTCACCGAAAGAGACGCCCGGGGTTTAGAGATTCCTGAATCTTCATCCTTATACATTCCTGCACGGCCCGGAAACAATGTTTATCTCACCATTGATGAAACTATCCAGTATTTTGTGGAAAGAGAATTGAACAATATTGAAAGTCAGTTAAAGCCTGCTTTAGCGATGATTATCGTCATGGATCCAAAAACGGGGGAAATTTTGGGGATGGGTTCTCGGCCTAACTTTAATCCCAACGAATTTGCCAAATATCCGGCGGAGGTTCGGGAAAAAAACTTTGCAATATGGTATAATTATGAGCCGGGTTCGACCTTTAAAATTATTACTTCCGCTGCGGCTTTGGAAGAAGGAGTGGTTCATCCCCAAGACCGTTTTTATGATCCGGGTTATATTGTTGTTAACGGTCGCAAGATAAGATGCTGGAGTAAGACTCCGCACGGTGCTCAGTCGTTTGCGGAGGTTATCCAAAACTCTTGCAACCCTGGGTTTGTCAAGGTTGGTTTAAGTTTGGGTAAAGAGCGGTTTTACAAATACATTAGAAGCTTTGGTTTTGGTGAAAAAACGGGGATTGAACTTCCCGGGGAGCAAAAAGGTCTTATCATCCCCGAAGACAAAGTAACCAATGTTAACCTTGCCACAATTTCCATTGGGCAGTCAATCGCAGTAACGCCAATCCAGCTTATCCGGGCGGTTTGTGCTGTCGCCAACGGCGGTAAGCTTGTCGAACCTCACGTAGTAAAAAAAATAGTTGACCAAGCGGGAAATATAGTTCTTGAAAATAAGCCCCGTTATTTAAAACGGGTGATTTCCGAAGAAACCGCCAGGACCCTAAGAGAGCTTTTGGAGCGGGTTGTTTTAAAGGGAACGGGCACCAAAGCCTACATTAAAGGCTTTCGGGTGGCCGGTAAAACGGGAACCGCTCAAGTGGTTTCCCCTACCGGTGGTTATGCCCCGGGAAAATATGTGGCTTCATTTGTTGGCTTTGCTCCGGCCAACGATCCCAAGTTTGCTGCTTTAGTGGTAATTGTCGAACCAAGTACAGGAGTTTATTACGGCGGCCAGATAGCTGCTCCGGTTTTTAAAAGTTTAGGGGAGGATATTTTAAGATACATGGGCGTAAAGCCCCAGGAAGATCCGGAACCGGCGAAAAACGAAGGACCAATTGAAGTTTTCCCCGAAGAGGTAAGGGTACCTGCTTTAGAGGGGTTAACCCTCTGGGAAGCCCAGAAAAAGATTATCGAAAACGGGCTAATCTTTAATGTGGAAGGGCATGGGCCAAAAGTAGTAAAGCAATCGCCGGAGCCGGGAGTTATCGTTCCCGAAGGTACCGAAATTACCTTGACCCTTGGTCAGGGGAAGGGAGATACCGATAAAGTTATAGTTCCCGAGCTTACAGGCCTTACCTTTGATGAGGTTAGTGGAATTTTAAAGCGGCTGGGACTTGGTTTTCGCTATATCGGTTCCGGGGTTGCGGTAGAACAAAACATCAGCCCTGGAACGGTGGTGCCGCCCGGGACTGTGGTGGAAGTGAAATTTAAAAATTAA
- the rsmH gene encoding 16S rRNA (cytosine(1402)-N(4))-methyltransferase RsmH, with amino-acid sequence MEFSHVPVLLNETIEHLNLKAGGVYVDATLGGGGHSEEILKRADCRVVGLDQDEDALNHAAKRLAPFGDRFIPVKSNFRNIRKVVYRLGLDAVDGVLMDLGVSSFQLDNPLKGFSFQHDGPLDMRMDPQNPKTAADVVNTYPEKELIRIFYEYGEERYAPQIARAIVKRREKKPFTSTLELAEEIIRAVPAKARREKHPAKRVFQAIRIEVNDELSSLEEGLVGAVEVLKPGGRIVVITFHSLEDRLVKNFFRREENPCICPKDFPMCVCGKKPRLKVITKKPLVPSEEEIEKNRRAHSAKLRAAEKLSFA; translated from the coding sequence ATGGAGTTTTCCCATGTGCCGGTGTTGCTTAATGAAACAATTGAACATTTAAACCTTAAAGCTGGCGGAGTATATGTGGATGCCACTTTGGGTGGTGGGGGCCACAGTGAAGAAATATTAAAAAGGGCTGACTGCCGGGTAGTGGGATTGGACCAGGATGAAGATGCTTTAAACCATGCCGCCAAACGATTGGCACCTTTTGGCGATAGATTTATTCCGGTTAAAAGCAATTTTCGCAACATAAGAAAAGTGGTTTACCGTCTGGGTCTTGATGCGGTAGATGGGGTACTAATGGATCTGGGGGTTTCGTCTTTTCAGCTGGATAATCCTCTAAAAGGCTTTAGTTTTCAGCATGATGGCCCGCTGGATATGCGGATGGATCCCCAAAACCCAAAGACGGCAGCGGATGTGGTAAATACTTATCCCGAAAAAGAACTAATAAGAATTTTTTACGAATACGGGGAAGAAAGGTATGCCCCGCAAATTGCCCGGGCTATTGTAAAACGCCGGGAAAAAAAGCCTTTTACCTCTACCTTAGAACTTGCCGAGGAAATAATTCGGGCTGTACCTGCCAAAGCCCGAAGGGAAAAACATCCCGCCAAAAGGGTCTTTCAGGCCATAAGAATTGAAGTTAATGATGAATTGAGCAGTTTGGAAGAGGGCTTAGTGGGTGCGGTGGAAGTTTTAAAGCCCGGAGGGCGGATTGTGGTCATAACTTTTCATTCCCTGGAGGACCGGCTGGTAAAAAATTTTTTCCGACGGGAAGAAAATCCGTGTATTTGTCCAAAGGACTTTCCCATGTGCGTTTGCGGCAAAAAACCAAGGCTTAAAGTTATTACGAAAAAACCGTTGGTTCCAAGCGAGGAGGAAATTGAAAAGAATCGCCGCGCTCATAGTGCCAAGCTTAGAGCTGCCGAAAAATTATCTTTTGCATAA
- the mraZ gene encoding division/cell wall cluster transcriptional repressor MraZ codes for MFMGEYSHTMDAKGRVFIPARFREELGEKFIVTKGLDHCLFVFPQKEWKVIEEKIKALPFTNQDARAFVRLFFAGAAECEQDKQGRVLLPNHLREYAKLDKEVVIVGVGTRVEIWSQELWNNYCNGAQAAYEEIAEKMVDFLL; via the coding sequence ATGTTTATGGGGGAGTATTCCCATACCATGGATGCCAAGGGTCGGGTTTTTATTCCGGCTCGTTTCCGCGAGGAGCTGGGAGAAAAGTTTATTGTCACCAAAGGGCTGGATCATTGCCTTTTTGTATTCCCCCAGAAGGAATGGAAAGTTATAGAAGAAAAAATAAAAGCGCTTCCCTTTACCAATCAAGATGCCCGGGCCTTTGTCCGGTTATTTTTTGCCGGAGCCGCCGAGTGTGAGCAGGACAAACAGGGCAGGGTATTGCTGCCCAACCATTTAAGGGAATACGCCAAACTTGATAAAGAGGTAGTTATAGTGGGAGTTGGTACCCGGGTGGAAATTTGGAGTCAGGAACTCTGGAACAATTACTGCAACGGGGCTCAGGCAGCTTATGAAGAAATTGCCGAAAAAATGGTTGACTTTTTATTATAG
- the nrfD gene encoding NrfD/PsrC family molybdoenzyme membrane anchor subunit: MKKLNQLLLIGILLFVISIIAWGYQLSQGLVVTNLRNPFSWGLYIATFAFFVGIAAGGLIVSSSIYLFGIEQLKPFTRIASLSAFASIVGAGAIILPDIGRPERIYNMLLHPNFRSPLVWDVIVISCYLILTFLSVYFQLLPEWKKENRGFLNGWTKNLSQEQVEDISRLWAKRVSLIGLPFAVLIHTVTALIFATQASRDWWHTAVLPPDFIAVATASGTALVMLISLLVAGKERFVQYKGAFKSFAFIIAGSLIVHFFFMYIDFLVRWWWGVPEELNPLALVFKKYGLIHLLEVALPAFVMIYFLTPKGRESYNGLITGSILLFIGVFAHRFLLMPASYNVFPLNFTLPDTEAEMVNYPIAIGVYKKGAAVFASFWHYAPSPVEIAVALLPFALVIIILTFMLKTYKFLPDTK, encoded by the coding sequence ATGAAAAAGTTAAATCAATTATTATTGATTGGCATACTGCTGTTTGTAATTAGCATTATTGCCTGGGGCTATCAGTTAAGCCAGGGCCTGGTGGTAACCAACCTGCGTAACCCCTTTAGCTGGGGACTTTATATCGCTACCTTTGCTTTTTTTGTGGGTATTGCTGCCGGGGGTTTAATTGTGTCATCGTCAATTTATCTTTTTGGTATCGAACAGTTAAAGCCTTTCACCCGGATTGCTTCCCTTTCGGCTTTTGCCAGTATTGTAGGCGCTGGTGCAATAATCTTACCCGATATTGGTCGACCGGAGCGAATTTATAACATGCTCTTACATCCCAATTTTCGTTCACCCCTGGTGTGGGATGTTATCGTAATTTCGTGTTACTTAATCCTAACCTTTTTAAGTGTCTATTTTCAGCTTTTGCCGGAATGGAAAAAGGAAAACCGGGGCTTTTTAAACGGCTGGACCAAAAATTTAAGTCAGGAACAGGTAGAAGATATTTCCCGGCTCTGGGCTAAAAGGGTTTCATTAATTGGTCTTCCCTTTGCGGTCTTGATTCATACCGTAACTGCTCTTATCTTTGCGACGCAAGCTTCCCGGGATTGGTGGCATACTGCCGTGCTGCCGCCGGATTTTATCGCGGTGGCTACCGCTTCCGGAACAGCCCTGGTGATGCTTATCTCTTTGTTAGTTGCAGGAAAAGAACGGTTTGTGCAGTATAAAGGAGCGTTTAAAAGCTTTGCCTTTATTATTGCCGGTTCCTTAATTGTTCACTTTTTCTTCATGTATATTGATTTTTTAGTGCGCTGGTGGTGGGGAGTGCCTGAAGAGCTGAACCCTCTGGCACTGGTATTTAAAAAGTATGGTTTAATTCACCTTTTAGAAGTAGCGTTACCAGCTTTTGTTATGATTTATTTCCTTACCCCAAAGGGCAGGGAGTCCTACAACGGCCTAATTACTGGAAGCATCCTTTTATTTATCGGGGTGTTTGCCCATCGTTTCCTTTTAATGCCAGCTTCGTATAATGTATTTCCGCTTAATTTTACCTTACCGGATACGGAGGCAGAAATGGTCAATTACCCGATTGCTATTGGGGTATATAAGAAAGGGGCCGCGGTGTTTGCCAGCTTTTGGCATTATGCCCCTTCTCCGGTGGAAATAGCAGTAGCTCTTCTTCCTTTTGCCCTGGTAATTATCATCCTGACATTTATGCTTAAAACTTATAAATTTTTACCCGATACTAAATAA